One genomic region from Sphingobacterium multivorum encodes:
- the gltB gene encoding glutamate synthase large subunit — translation MIQQRPKTEGLYDPNFEHDACGVGFVAHIKGNKSHAQVKDALTMLENMEHRGACGCDPESGDGAGIMIQLPHEFLWEECINLGIQLEEPGYYGTGMVFLPKEEDMNKICRDLIEEAAAERGMKFLGYRPVPVNREGIGPTALSAEPEIVQFFVSRPDGVSNTEEFERKLFVLRRLIIQKVKQQQEYPLPLYFASLSCKTIIYKGQLTTYQVGTYYLDLRDPRVVSAFGLVHSRFSTNTFPSWSLAQPFRMLAHNGEINTLTGNLNWFYAGMRALSSPYFTEEEMEILLPIVDRGQSDSACLDNVAELLLHSGRSLTHVMLMLVPEAWDGNTQMDPLKRAFYEYHATLMEPWDGPAALCFTDGKHIGATLDRNGLRPLRYAVTSDDRVVVASEAGALPIEESTIIKKGRQQAGKIFLVDMEQGRILTDNEVKDQLINQQPYSDWLDNYKIKLEELEEPRVTYTYLSKDSVFKYQKTFGFSREDLETILTPMALTGYEPTGSMGSDVPLAILSDQPQHISSYFKQFFAQVTNPPIDPIRERLVMSLATFIGNAGNILIEDKKFCHCVTLPHPILTSKELEKLRSIDTGLFQAKTIQSYFRSDGKPGSLEAGLERLCRYADDAVRDGFEVLILSDRAIDSKHAAIPSLLAVSAVHHHLIKTGNRGAVGLVVEAGDAWEVHHFACLLAFGATAINPYMALASIRTMKEQNTLDTELTWPELSKNYVKAVNNGLLKIFSKMGISTLQSYHGAQIFEVLGIDKSVVDKFFCGAVSRIGGMTLDDLAKEALSKHWRGFEKSRTPQNLLPEGGIYQWKRRGEGHLWNPDTIHLLQQACRTGDYATYKKYAQKINEQKEHMFTLRGLLDFAKHRNSIPLEQVEPASEILKRFATGAMSFGSISHEAHSTLAIAMNRIGAKSNTGEGGEDELRYQPLPNGDSMRSAIKQVASARFGVTSNYLTQADELQIKMAQGAKPGEGGQLPGPKVDAWIAKTRHSTPGVGLISPPPHHDIYSIEDLAQLIFDLKNANRQARINVKLVSKAGVGTIAAGVAKAHADVILIAGFDGGTGASPISSIKHAGLPWELGLAEAHQTLVKNKLRSRVVLQADGQVKTGRDIIIATLLGAEEWGVSTAALVAGGCIMMRKCHLNTCPVGVATQDPELRKLFSGKPEDIVNLFTFLAEEVRETMAYLGFRTINEMVGRAQFLKKRENIDHWKAKKIDFTDILHVERNEPGQSLYNTEEQDHGMAMILDWGLLKQSKLALESKTPVFGTFKVKNTDRTIGTMLSNEISKLYGSEGLPDNTINFKFEGSAGQSFGAFSTKGLSFELQGEANDYVGKGLSGAQLAIYPVAESALVPEDNIIIGNVALFGATSGHLFVNGQAGERFAVRNSGATAVVEGVGDHGCEYMTGGRALILGATGRNFAAGMSGGIAWIYDINEDFRENCNQEMVDLDPLESEDETAIIALLKRHILLTNSRRADFILQNWSREKNKFIKVFPREYKNVIRQKLVEA, via the coding sequence ATGATTCAACAAAGACCGAAAACGGAGGGCCTCTACGACCCTAATTTTGAGCATGACGCCTGTGGGGTAGGCTTTGTCGCCCATATCAAAGGGAATAAATCACACGCACAAGTAAAAGATGCATTAACCATGTTGGAGAATATGGAGCACCGTGGTGCTTGTGGCTGTGACCCAGAAAGCGGTGATGGAGCGGGTATCATGATCCAGCTTCCCCATGAATTTTTATGGGAAGAATGTATCAACTTGGGTATACAATTGGAAGAGCCAGGTTATTATGGCACAGGTATGGTCTTTCTTCCAAAAGAAGAAGACATGAACAAAATATGTCGGGATTTGATTGAGGAAGCGGCAGCAGAAAGGGGTATGAAATTCCTTGGCTACCGTCCAGTACCAGTCAATCGTGAAGGTATTGGACCAACAGCGCTCAGTGCAGAACCTGAAATAGTCCAATTTTTTGTCAGCAGACCGGACGGCGTTTCAAACACTGAAGAATTTGAACGCAAACTTTTTGTACTACGTCGCCTGATCATTCAAAAAGTTAAACAACAACAAGAATACCCTCTCCCTCTTTACTTTGCATCGCTTTCTTGCAAAACAATTATTTACAAAGGTCAATTAACAACATACCAGGTCGGAACTTATTATCTTGATTTACGCGATCCTCGTGTGGTATCTGCTTTTGGCTTAGTTCACTCGCGCTTTTCCACCAATACTTTTCCTTCATGGTCCCTCGCTCAGCCATTCCGTATGCTGGCACACAATGGCGAGATCAATACATTGACAGGTAACCTGAATTGGTTTTACGCCGGTATGCGCGCTTTATCATCGCCGTATTTCACGGAAGAAGAGATGGAAATCTTACTTCCTATTGTTGACCGTGGTCAGTCAGATTCAGCCTGCCTTGACAATGTAGCCGAGCTGCTTTTACATAGCGGACGTAGTCTCACCCATGTGATGTTGATGTTGGTCCCTGAGGCTTGGGATGGCAATACGCAAATGGATCCTTTAAAACGTGCTTTCTACGAATATCACGCAACCTTGATGGAGCCTTGGGATGGTCCTGCAGCACTCTGCTTCACCGATGGCAAGCATATTGGTGCTACATTAGACCGCAACGGCTTACGCCCGCTACGTTATGCCGTAACCTCAGACGACCGCGTCGTTGTTGCTTCTGAAGCAGGGGCACTTCCGATCGAGGAGTCTACCATCATCAAAAAAGGCCGTCAACAAGCAGGCAAGATTTTCCTTGTCGACATGGAACAAGGCCGTATCCTCACCGATAACGAAGTAAAAGATCAATTGATCAACCAACAGCCTTATAGTGATTGGTTGGACAACTATAAAATTAAGCTAGAAGAACTGGAAGAACCTCGTGTAACCTACACCTATCTTTCCAAAGATTCTGTTTTCAAATATCAAAAGACATTTGGTTTCTCCCGCGAGGATCTAGAAACCATCCTGACCCCAATGGCATTGACAGGATACGAACCAACAGGCTCCATGGGGTCCGATGTTCCGCTAGCCATTCTTTCCGATCAACCACAACATATTTCAAGTTATTTTAAGCAATTTTTTGCCCAAGTAACCAACCCACCGATCGATCCGATTCGCGAACGCTTGGTCATGAGTTTAGCAACATTTATCGGTAACGCAGGCAATATCCTAATCGAAGACAAGAAATTCTGTCACTGTGTAACCTTACCGCATCCGATCCTGACCTCCAAAGAACTGGAGAAATTGCGTTCGATCGATACAGGATTGTTCCAAGCAAAAACCATCCAGTCTTACTTCCGCTCAGATGGTAAACCTGGATCATTGGAAGCCGGTCTGGAACGCTTGTGCCGCTATGCGGATGATGCTGTACGTGATGGTTTTGAAGTACTCATTCTTTCGGATCGTGCGATTGACTCCAAACATGCAGCTATACCTTCATTACTTGCTGTTTCGGCAGTCCATCACCACTTGATCAAAACAGGTAATCGTGGTGCTGTAGGCCTAGTGGTCGAAGCCGGTGATGCTTGGGAAGTACACCATTTTGCCTGCCTATTGGCATTCGGTGCCACAGCGATCAATCCTTATATGGCCTTGGCAAGTATCCGTACCATGAAGGAACAAAACACCTTGGATACCGAACTGACTTGGCCTGAACTATCCAAAAATTACGTCAAAGCCGTTAACAATGGTTTGTTGAAAATTTTCTCCAAAATGGGGATCTCCACATTGCAATCCTACCACGGTGCACAGATCTTTGAGGTACTTGGTATTGACAAGTCTGTTGTCGATAAATTCTTTTGCGGAGCTGTCTCACGTATCGGCGGTATGACCTTGGATGATCTGGCTAAAGAAGCTCTTTCAAAACATTGGCGCGGATTTGAAAAAAGCCGTACTCCACAAAATCTGTTGCCAGAAGGCGGTATTTATCAATGGAAACGTCGTGGTGAAGGCCACCTTTGGAATCCAGACACGATTCACCTATTGCAACAGGCATGTCGCACTGGAGACTATGCGACCTATAAAAAATACGCGCAGAAAATCAATGAGCAGAAAGAACACATGTTTACCCTTCGTGGATTGTTGGACTTTGCAAAACATCGTAACTCCATTCCATTGGAGCAAGTAGAACCTGCTAGTGAAATTCTAAAACGTTTCGCAACCGGCGCGATGTCTTTTGGATCAATTTCTCACGAAGCGCATAGCACCCTTGCCATCGCCATGAACCGCATCGGCGCAAAATCGAACACCGGTGAAGGCGGCGAAGATGAATTGCGTTATCAACCGCTTCCAAATGGAGATTCTATGCGCTCGGCAATAAAACAGGTTGCCTCGGCTCGTTTTGGTGTTACTTCCAACTATCTGACACAAGCAGACGAACTACAAATCAAAATGGCGCAAGGTGCCAAACCGGGAGAAGGAGGTCAATTACCCGGCCCCAAAGTGGATGCCTGGATTGCAAAAACCAGACACTCTACACCGGGTGTCGGTCTAATTTCACCACCACCCCATCACGATATTTACTCCATCGAAGATTTAGCGCAGCTGATCTTTGACCTAAAGAATGCTAACCGTCAAGCAAGAATCAACGTAAAGTTGGTCTCTAAAGCGGGTGTTGGTACCATTGCTGCCGGAGTGGCGAAGGCCCATGCCGACGTGATTCTTATCGCAGGTTTTGATGGTGGTACAGGTGCATCCCCGATCAGTTCAATCAAACACGCTGGATTGCCTTGGGAATTAGGGCTTGCAGAAGCGCATCAGACACTTGTTAAAAACAAATTGCGCAGTCGCGTTGTGTTGCAGGCGGACGGTCAGGTAAAAACAGGTCGTGACATCATCATCGCCACACTATTGGGCGCTGAGGAATGGGGCGTATCTACAGCAGCATTGGTTGCCGGTGGCTGTATCATGATGCGTAAATGCCACTTGAATACATGCCCTGTGGGTGTTGCAACGCAAGATCCAGAACTGCGTAAATTATTCTCTGGAAAACCAGAAGATATTGTCAACTTATTTACCTTCCTAGCAGAGGAAGTCCGTGAAACGATGGCTTATCTTGGTTTCCGCACCATCAACGAGATGGTCGGACGGGCTCAGTTCTTAAAGAAACGGGAAAATATAGACCATTGGAAAGCTAAGAAAATTGATTTCACAGACATTCTACATGTGGAACGTAACGAGCCTGGACAATCGTTATACAACACCGAAGAGCAGGATCACGGTATGGCCATGATTTTGGATTGGGGCTTATTAAAACAATCCAAGTTGGCTTTAGAAAGCAAAACGCCTGTATTTGGCACGTTTAAAGTAAAAAACACGGACCGTACCATCGGAACCATGCTGTCCAATGAAATTTCAAAACTTTATGGTTCAGAAGGTCTTCCAGACAATACCATCAATTTCAAATTTGAAGGTTCTGCCGGACAGAGTTTTGGTGCATTTTCAACGAAAGGTCTTTCATTTGAATTACAAGGTGAAGCCAATGACTATGTCGGAAAAGGACTATCAGGAGCTCAGTTAGCCATCTATCCAGTTGCAGAAAGTGCGCTAGTGCCGGAAGATAATATCATTATTGGCAACGTTGCACTATTTGGAGCCACATCTGGGCATCTATTCGTCAACGGACAGGCCGGTGAACGCTTCGCCGTACGTAACTCTGGGGCAACAGCTGTAGTTGAAGGTGTCGGTGACCATGGCTGTGAGTACATGACAGGGGGGCGTGCGCTGATCTTGGGTGCAACCGGTCGTAACTTTGCTGCCGGAATGAGCGGTGGTATTGCGTGGATCTACGACATTAATGAAGATTTCCGCGAAAACTGTAATCAGGAAATGGTCGACCTGGATCCATTGGAAAGTGAAGACGAAACCGCAATTATCGCCTTACTGAAACGTCATATCTTGCTCACCAATAGCCGTAGAGCAGATTTCATTCTACAAAATTGGTCAAGAGAAAAAAATAAATTCATTAAGGTATTCCCGAGAGAATACAAAAATGTCATTCGTCAAAAATTAGTTGAAGCATAA
- a CDS encoding glutamate synthase subunit beta: protein MGKITGFKEFERVLPTKEAVESRVQHFKEFNKGYSENELNKQAARCMDCGIPFCHSGCPLGNVIPEFNDAVYDGKWEEAYQILSSTNNFPEFTGRICPAPCESACVLGIHSTPITIEEIEKHIIEIAFKKGYVKAHKSYLKTGKRVAVVGSGPAGLAAAAQLNKAGHDVVVFERDDQVGGLLRYGIPDFKLEKSVIDRRVNLLKESGIEFKVNTEVGKDISFYELKAYDAVILATGSTVPWHMQLPGHEAKGIHFAMDFLTQQNKEVSGINIEQDRILATDKHVVVIGDGDTGSDCIGTSNRHRAKSITQIARKPTPSKQRLKNNPWPMDKLTFGTSSSQEEGCERLWATETQEFVKDEDGHIKAIKIKEVQYEVDEFGKRTRLGESEIREIPADLVLLAIGYQHTEHTLLEQLGVRVDEKGNILANDKDYQTTIDNIFTAGDCRKGQSLVVWAISEGRECARKVDEYLMGYSELESKDFLATINA, encoded by the coding sequence ATGGGAAAAATTACAGGTTTTAAAGAATTTGAGCGCGTGCTTCCGACAAAAGAAGCTGTGGAAAGCCGCGTACAGCACTTTAAAGAATTCAATAAAGGGTATTCGGAGAACGAGCTCAATAAGCAGGCTGCGCGCTGCATGGACTGCGGTATTCCATTTTGTCATTCAGGCTGTCCACTGGGCAATGTCATCCCTGAATTTAACGATGCCGTATACGATGGAAAATGGGAAGAGGCCTATCAGATTTTGTCCTCCACCAATAACTTCCCTGAATTTACAGGTAGAATATGTCCAGCACCATGCGAATCAGCCTGTGTACTCGGTATACATAGTACTCCGATCACTATTGAGGAGATCGAAAAACATATTATCGAGATTGCTTTTAAAAAGGGTTATGTCAAAGCACATAAAAGTTATTTAAAAACAGGCAAACGCGTCGCCGTCGTGGGCTCCGGTCCGGCAGGACTAGCGGCTGCTGCTCAGCTCAATAAAGCAGGACACGATGTTGTTGTTTTCGAACGTGATGATCAGGTTGGAGGATTACTCCGCTACGGTATTCCGGATTTTAAATTAGAAAAATCGGTGATCGATCGCCGTGTCAATCTCCTGAAAGAATCGGGAATAGAATTCAAGGTGAATACAGAAGTTGGCAAAGACATCAGTTTTTATGAATTAAAAGCTTATGATGCTGTTATATTGGCAACAGGCTCTACCGTTCCATGGCACATGCAATTACCAGGGCATGAAGCTAAAGGCATACATTTTGCCATGGACTTTCTGACCCAGCAAAATAAAGAAGTAAGTGGAATTAATATCGAACAAGACCGCATACTGGCAACAGACAAACATGTTGTTGTCATCGGTGATGGTGATACCGGATCAGACTGTATTGGTACATCCAATCGTCATCGTGCAAAAAGTATCACACAGATTGCCCGCAAACCTACACCTTCTAAACAACGTCTAAAGAACAATCCTTGGCCCATGGACAAGCTCACATTCGGAACTTCCTCTTCTCAGGAAGAAGGCTGTGAAAGACTTTGGGCTACAGAAACGCAAGAATTTGTTAAAGATGAAGATGGCCATATCAAAGCTATAAAAATCAAAGAGGTTCAATACGAAGTTGATGAATTTGGAAAAAGAACCCGCTTAGGAGAATCCGAGATCCGTGAAATACCAGCAGACCTCGTCTTATTGGCTATTGGTTATCAACATACTGAACATACGCTCCTAGAACAATTGGGTGTACGTGTAGATGAAAAAGGAAATATCCTTGCAAATGACAAAGACTACCAAACGACAATTGATAATATCTTCACTGCCGGAGATTGCCGTAAAGGCCAGTCGCTTGTTGTTTGGGCCATCTCTGAAGGACGCGAATGTGCTCGAAAAGTAGACGAATACTTAATGGGGTATTCAGAGCTTGAAAGCAAGGACTTCCTGGCAACAATAAATGCTTAA
- a CDS encoding VIT domain-containing protein produces the protein MKKIIVALCIILVFSNVDTKSQIRTTREIPSLKIKNGDGQQNKVILADLKIAVVIFGNIAKTTMTMVFDNKTNRDLEGELTFPMPEGVSVSGYALDINGKLRQAVPVDKHKGTEVFESIETRRVDPGLLEKVEGNNFRTRIYPLPANGKRTVQISYSENLTTASDQARYYHLPLNYSSPIENFALDIHVFQNTDKPDFTEKPDGSLAFSQHNSNYTASLHKQQFKSQRNLVVQLPTGNKEASGLFQENGDKSFYFLANATVNAIKPTQKKWGHSIGIIWDRSLSSKNRDIEKELALLDLFFKENPNMTVDLGLLDIRFVKGHTFQVRQGNWNELKNYIKGINYDGGTDYSQIKTGIIQANNYLLFSDGLSTFGQSKINLDNPVYCITSSNGSDYGVLEQISQTHLGKMINLANTPTTEAYHKLNTIDLIYLGIKEKNDFEEVYPQKGTPVQANFSLAGVGKRPGLKQITVLVGDGQQAPQEISIALQPDHGEIDLQQIWAQKKIEALDLQYEDNREEIETLGKQFGIVTRNTSLIVLETVEDYVRYAITPPAELLSEFNRLIKEEHIEKEERVADLLDQAQDITKQLQSWWNTDFQQKKKYPTRKRLISIPELAVTEEMATGVAPVTPIPSRPSASPAATARAEEFRSSDAASEKRVSAEGNSNTAKAVTNELAMAAASDDVLQEFAVVQSLEERVAGMQMTSSINSIHGKISIPEIKEDQAYLQDLNQSKDPYKSYLQLRNQYMGTPTFYFDVANFFFKRGDHNKALLILSALADLQIENADLYKTISYKLREWGDYDNALFITAKVLKWRPMDPQSHRDYALVLQDKGMFKEALEQLYGILTQSYSPEAADRDDGIEETLVMEINNLIKANKAASSKVAVNKKLIADLPVDMRVVINWNSRNTDIDLWVTDPNQEKCFYSNPATAIGGRLSNDFTGGYGPEQFLLKKALKGKYKIEVDFYNDDSLTLAGPAAVMAEIYTYYSSGKQERKIVTIYLDRNKERNIGIGEFSFQ, from the coding sequence ATGAAAAAGATTATAGTTGCCCTTTGCATAATTTTGGTATTTTCCAATGTGGATACGAAATCTCAGATCAGAACTACACGCGAAATACCAAGCTTAAAAATTAAAAATGGCGATGGCCAGCAAAACAAAGTGATATTGGCAGACCTAAAAATAGCTGTTGTCATATTCGGAAATATAGCCAAAACGACGATGACAATGGTCTTTGATAACAAGACCAACCGCGATCTCGAGGGCGAACTGACATTCCCTATGCCCGAAGGTGTCTCCGTGAGCGGCTACGCCTTAGATATCAACGGCAAATTACGCCAAGCAGTTCCAGTCGATAAGCATAAAGGAACCGAAGTATTTGAAAGTATAGAAACACGCCGGGTCGATCCGGGTCTATTGGAAAAAGTCGAAGGAAATAATTTCCGAACTCGAATTTATCCTTTACCAGCGAATGGGAAACGCACCGTTCAGATTAGCTATTCAGAAAATCTAACCACAGCATCCGATCAGGCTCGTTACTACCATCTACCCTTAAACTATAGTTCCCCCATTGAAAACTTCGCATTGGATATTCATGTCTTTCAAAATACCGATAAGCCAGATTTCACCGAGAAACCAGACGGTTCTTTGGCTTTCTCACAGCATAACAGCAATTACACAGCTTCTTTACATAAACAACAGTTTAAATCCCAGCGAAATTTAGTTGTTCAACTGCCGACAGGCAACAAGGAAGCATCTGGCCTATTTCAGGAAAATGGTGATAAAAGCTTCTACTTTCTTGCCAATGCAACGGTAAACGCTATAAAACCTACTCAAAAAAAATGGGGGCACAGTATTGGAATTATATGGGACCGCTCGCTCAGCAGTAAAAATAGAGATATAGAAAAGGAACTCGCCCTATTAGATCTCTTTTTTAAAGAAAACCCCAATATGACTGTCGATCTGGGCTTATTGGATATCCGCTTTGTAAAAGGTCATACGTTTCAGGTACGACAAGGTAATTGGAATGAGCTCAAAAACTACATCAAAGGAATTAACTACGATGGTGGCACAGACTATAGTCAAATAAAGACCGGTATAATACAAGCCAACAATTACCTGCTGTTTAGCGACGGCCTTTCTACATTTGGTCAAAGTAAAATCAACCTTGACAATCCAGTCTATTGCATTACTTCGTCCAATGGATCGGACTACGGTGTCCTAGAACAAATTTCCCAGACACATCTTGGAAAGATGATCAATTTAGCCAATACCCCAACAACTGAAGCGTACCATAAGCTAAATACGATAGACCTTATTTACCTGGGGATAAAAGAAAAAAATGATTTTGAGGAAGTTTATCCTCAAAAAGGCACGCCAGTACAAGCCAATTTTTCTCTCGCAGGCGTAGGGAAACGCCCGGGATTGAAACAGATCACCGTACTTGTAGGAGATGGGCAACAAGCACCGCAAGAGATTAGTATAGCGCTGCAGCCTGACCATGGTGAAATTGACCTACAGCAGATCTGGGCACAAAAGAAAATTGAAGCGTTGGATCTTCAATACGAAGACAATCGTGAAGAAATTGAAACGCTTGGCAAACAGTTCGGTATTGTTACCCGAAATACCAGCCTGATTGTACTGGAAACTGTAGAAGATTACGTACGTTATGCAATAACTCCGCCAGCCGAATTGCTTTCCGAATTCAATCGGCTCATCAAAGAAGAACATATAGAAAAGGAAGAACGTGTAGCAGACTTGTTGGATCAGGCTCAAGACATTACCAAACAGCTTCAGTCCTGGTGGAATACCGATTTTCAGCAAAAAAAGAAATACCCAACGCGTAAAAGATTGATTTCCATCCCTGAACTTGCTGTTACCGAAGAAATGGCTACCGGAGTTGCTCCTGTTACACCTATACCGTCGCGTCCTTCAGCTAGCCCTGCCGCGACAGCACGAGCCGAAGAATTCAGGTCATCAGATGCCGCTAGTGAAAAAAGAGTGTCCGCCGAAGGCAATTCAAATACCGCCAAAGCTGTTACCAATGAATTGGCGATGGCGGCCGCATCTGATGATGTTCTTCAGGAATTCGCTGTTGTTCAATCCTTAGAAGAACGCGTAGCTGGCATGCAAATGACAAGCAGCATCAACAGCATACATGGAAAAATAAGCATCCCTGAAATTAAAGAAGACCAAGCCTATTTACAGGACCTTAATCAATCCAAAGATCCTTACAAAAGCTATCTCCAACTTCGGAATCAGTATATGGGAACGCCAACTTTCTATTTTGATGTCGCAAACTTCTTTTTCAAAAGAGGAGATCACAACAAAGCCTTACTCATCTTAAGCGCACTTGCAGACTTACAAATTGAAAATGCAGATCTCTACAAAACCATTTCCTATAAGTTACGGGAATGGGGAGATTACGACAATGCACTGTTCATTACTGCTAAGGTATTAAAATGGCGTCCCATGGATCCACAAAGCCACCGCGATTATGCCCTCGTTTTACAAGACAAAGGTATGTTCAAGGAGGCACTAGAACAATTATATGGGATTTTGACCCAGAGCTACTCCCCAGAAGCTGCCGATCGCGATGATGGTATTGAAGAAACATTGGTCATGGAAATCAATAATCTCATTAAAGCAAACAAAGCTGCAAGCTCCAAAGTTGCGGTGAACAAAAAATTGATTGCTGACCTACCCGTCGACATGCGTGTTGTCATCAATTGGAATTCACGAAACACTGATATCGACCTTTGGGTAACTGATCCAAATCAAGAAAAATGCTTCTATAGTAATCCTGCCACAGCCATTGGGGGCCGACTTAGCAATGACTTTACTGGTGGTTATGGCCCTGAGCAATTTTTATTAAAAAAAGCTTTAAAAGGAAAATACAAAATTGAAGTTGACTTCTATAACGATGATTCGCTTACTTTAGCAGGACCTGCAGCGGTCATGGCCGAAATTTATACCTACTATAGCAGTGGCAAGCAAGAACGAAAAATCGTTACGATCTATCTTGACCGCAATAAAGAGCGCAATATTGGGATTGGCGAATTTTCATTCCAGTAG
- a CDS encoding esterase-like activity of phytase family protein produces the protein MKKIYSVLALALLCASCSKDDVSQITDPIELTYPEKAIATDPKVLIDVNGVKVYNGGYGSSMAQDPTDKSIFYLLTDRGPNIDGTENDSKVFASPTFTPQIGKFRLKDNTLTLESVIELKNKDGVKLNGLPNPEGKGGSGEKALGVDGKDLGKSEDGIDSEGLARAADGSWWVSDEYGPHIVHFDASGKEIERINPWSTGKKLPLVFAKRRPNRGMEGLTLTPDGKTLVGIMQFPLYNPSKEAIKNSLAIRIVTLDIASGVTKQYVYMMERTDLQAVSEIAAVSNSTFIVLERDGEYATEATRSTVFKKIYKIDLSGATDISDANNTATGKLFDGKTVEELKDAATLAKYNIKPVTKTLVADLMTDIKELYPHDKAEGLAVINPSLIAVCNDDDFGVTGKGFYESKILPYIKTVDKNSIYFVKLKDPLK, from the coding sequence ATGAAAAAAATATACAGTGTATTGGCGTTGGCCCTATTATGTGCTTCATGTAGTAAAGATGACGTATCGCAGATTACTGATCCGATTGAACTGACCTATCCCGAAAAGGCCATAGCAACAGATCCCAAAGTATTGATTGATGTTAATGGAGTAAAAGTGTATAATGGGGGTTATGGATCATCGATGGCTCAAGATCCTACTGATAAATCTATATTTTATCTTTTAACGGATAGGGGACCAAATATTGATGGGACGGAAAATGATAGTAAAGTATTTGCTTCGCCAACATTTACACCGCAGATCGGTAAATTCAGATTAAAAGATAATACGCTAACATTGGAATCTGTTATCGAATTGAAAAATAAAGATGGTGTGAAATTGAATGGTCTGCCAAATCCAGAAGGGAAGGGTGGTTCTGGGGAAAAAGCATTGGGAGTTGATGGTAAAGACCTAGGGAAAAGTGAGGATGGAATCGATTCAGAGGGACTAGCGAGAGCGGCGGATGGTTCTTGGTGGGTCAGTGACGAATACGGACCACATATCGTTCATTTTGACGCTTCGGGAAAAGAAATAGAGCGGATCAATCCGTGGTCTACGGGTAAAAAGTTGCCTTTGGTATTTGCCAAACGTCGTCCTAATCGTGGAATGGAAGGATTGACGCTTACACCAGATGGTAAAACACTGGTCGGAATTATGCAGTTTCCACTTTATAATCCATCTAAAGAGGCGATTAAAAATTCATTGGCAATCCGTATTGTCACGCTGGATATTGCGAGCGGCGTCACGAAACAATATGTCTATATGATGGAGCGTACCGATTTGCAGGCTGTAAGTGAAATTGCTGCCGTGAGCAATTCCACATTTATTGTCTTGGAACGTGATGGGGAATATGCGACGGAAGCAACCCGTTCCACTGTATTTAAGAAAATTTACAAAATCGATCTTTCTGGCGCAACAGATATCTCAGATGCGAATAATACGGCAACGGGGAAATTATTTGATGGTAAAACTGTGGAGGAACTCAAAGATGCGGCTACATTGGCAAAATATAATATTAAACCAGTCACTAAGACATTGGTCGCCGATTTAATGACGGATATCAAGGAATTGTATCCGCATGATAAAGCTGAGGGCCTGGCTGTCATTAATCCATCCCTTATCGCGGTATGTAATGATGACGATTTTGGGGTAACAGGAAAAGGTTTTTACGAGTCAAAGATATTACCTTACATAAAGACTGTAGACAAAAACAGCATTTATTTTGTTAAACTTAAAGATCCATTGAAATAG